A genome region from Halichondria panicea chromosome 15, odHalPani1.1, whole genome shotgun sequence includes the following:
- the LOC135348461 gene encoding zinc metalloproteinase nas-14-like has product MISQISVCLCLISITLAAPAVVPLKNNTDAVPINITDWMKNGLFEGDLKLSKEFILDHYNFSSVPGGEKLRNLFVDGSNSLKRIERRGVGREGAIKLWANGIVRYRISDHISESTATVEVIRRAINHWEHHTCLRFEIANSGDYIEFVNTSEGCHSTSIGRKGGKQEINLESGGCESFGIIVHEIGHAIGFWHEQSRPDRGQYVTIHWDNIIESNKAHYQFMSREVNEIHSFGSIYDYGSIMHYGETYFKKPNCSGCTTISVKNQAEYNRQGTPDIGQRIQLSTEDIKQANLLYACYTMNLQVYIRYARNLRDTDPWLNDPDPYVRVQARRSSGYVVTQSTRDIPGTTNPTWNQWLNFGCQKWKNFEMQVWDDDIFRDDKMSNKELILMSLGNQYSQKHNAYDSGYLYYDYKLIRDINDCIPNRCRNGGTCIDQCASYRCSCRQGYAGTNCEYRAGNLLVNARYGRNLPDKDGWLNKSDPYMEFIAVDRFGNSRRLTTSVRSGTHNPNWDQSLNFGYRAWRYFRVRVYDSDNNADDAMSSSETYWLPSPNYSRSYNSHTCYSGNTVFGYSYTN; this is encoded by the coding sequence ATGATATCACAAATCTCTGTGTGCTTGTGTTTGATCAGTATTACTTTGGCTGCACCTGCAGTTGTACCGCTAAAAAACAACACTGATGCCGTCCCTATAAACATAACCGACTGGATGAAAAATGGATTATTTGAAGGTGATTTGAAACTCTCAAAAGAATTTATCTTGGACCATTACAACTTTAGCAGTGTTCCTGGTGGAGAGAAGCTTCGGAATTTGTTTGTTGATGGATCTAATTCCTTAAAACGTATTGAGCGACGTGGGGTCGGAAGGGAAGGAGCGATTAAACTATGGGCTAATGGTATTGTACGATATAGAATTTCAGATCACATCTCAGAGTCAACTGCAACTGTTGAAGTTATCAGACGGGCGATAAATCACTGGGAACATCATACCTGCTTGAGATTTGAGATTGCTAATTCGGGAGACTATATTGAATTTGTCAACACTAGTGAAGGATGCCACTCAACGAGTATCGGAAGAAAGGGCGGAAAGCAAGAGATTAACTTAGAGTCCGGAGGATGTGAAAGTTTCGGTATTATTGTTCATGAGATTGGCCATGCAATTGGTTTTTGGCACGAACAGAGCCGACCTGATAGAGGCCAATATGTAACAATACACTGGGATAATATTATTGAGAGCAACAAAGCACATTATCAATTCATGAGTAGGGAAGTCAACGAAATTCACTCATTTGGCTCCATTTACGACTATGGATCGATTATGCATTACGGTGAAACATACTTTAAAAAACCAAATTGCTCTGGTTGTACAACCATTTCGGTTAAAAACCAAGCTGAGTACAACCGACAAGGCACACCTGACATAGGACAAAGAATACAATTAAGTACTGAAGATATAAAGCAAGCAAATCTGCTTTATGCCTGCTATACAATGAACCTACAAGTATATATTCGGTATGCTCGAAATCTTAGAGACACAGACCCATGGCTAAATGACCCAGATCCCTATGTGAGAGTTCAAGCAAGAAGGTCCAGTGGTTATGTGGTGACTCAATCTACTCGAGACATACCAGGAACAACAAATCCAACTTGGAATCAGTGGCTTAACTTTGGCTGCCAGAAATGGAAAAACTTCGAGATGCAAGTTTGGGATGATGATATTTTTAGAGATGATAAGATGTCGAATAAAGAGTTGATCTTAATGAGCCTTGGAAACCAATACAGCCAAAAGCATAATGCGTATGATAGTGGATACCTTTACTATGACTACAAATTGATTAGGGATATTAATGATTGCATTCCCAATCGCTGCCGAAATGGTGGTACGTGTATTGACCAGTGTGCAAGCTATCGATGTTCTTGCAGACAAGGATATGCTGGAACTAATTGTGAATATCGAGCTGGTAATCTGCTAGTGAATGCTCGTTACGGACGTAATCTTCCCGATAAAGATGGCTGGTTGAACAAAAGTGACCCATACATGGAGTTCATTGCAGTAGACAGATTCGGTAATTCTCGCCGGCTCACCACAAGTGTGAGGTCGGGAACCCATAACCCAAACTGGGACCAGTCACTGAATTTTGGTTATCGTGCTTGGCGCTACTTTCGAGTAAGGGTATATGACTCTGACAATAATGCTGATGATGCGATGTCCAGTAGTGAGACCTACTGGTTGCCCAGTCCAAATTATTCACGATCTTACAATTCTCACACCTGCTACAGTGGTAATACCGTGTTTGGCTATTCTTACACTAATTAA